The Planctomycetia bacterium genome contains the following window.
CCGGCAATCAGCGCCGAAGTCGAGGGCTCGTGAAAATAGAAGACGCCGGCGAGGGCCGCCAGCGCCGTTTGCGAAGCATTCACCACGTTGACATACGCGACCGGGATCAGATGAAACGCCTTCGTCAGTAGAAAAAACGCCACGGCATTGAAGATGCCGGCCCAGAGCATGACCTGAAAATCGTGCGAGGAGGTCGCTAAGATCCCGTCGATGCCGAGCCGCGCGACGGAAAACCAGCCGAGGCTGGTAACTCCGGCAATGCTAATCACGAGCAACACCGGTGCCGAGGCGGCCCCGCCGGTCACCATGCGGCGAATGGCGACCCCGAGGACCGCGTAGGCGATGCCGGAAAAGCAGACGACGCCGATCGCCACGCCGACCCAAAACGGCGTATAAGCGACCGTCTCATCGGGCTGTCGCGCTCGCGCCGCCTCGGCATGCATTCCCAACAACACGATCGAGACGCAAAGCGTCGCGATTGCGACGACCGAGCGCGGAGTGATCCCTTCGCCGAGCCAGAAGCGCCCCAAGAGCGCCCCGCCGACTAAGATCATGCTGAACGTCAGCGGCACGGCCGCCGCCAGGCCGACGATTCCCAAGCCCCATTGAAACGCGACGTTGCCGCCGATGTGCGCGAGCAGGCCCGTGAGCGTGAGCCAGAACCAACTCTTAGCGCTCAGCGCCATCGGCCGTCCGCGAGTCCGATCCCAGCCGACGATCACGCCGGCGAGAACGAGCGTCGGCACCGCTTTGAGACAGGCGATCCAATAGGGATCGAGGTTCGATTCCGACGCCGCCTTCAAACACATGTTCGTCACGGTATAGAGGACCGCCGAGACGAGCGCGAGAATCGTGCCGAGCAGCACGTCGCGCGTGTGCCGCGCATGAGCGGCGGCTTCGATCTCGACGGCAGTCTCGGGCTCGTTGCGATTTCGTTCGGAGTTGCTCAAGAGAGCTCGTCCGGCTGCGGCCACGAGGGGTTCAAGAACCGGCCGTTTTCGCTGATGAGCTCGTCGTCGACGAAGATGCGGCCGCCGTGGCGCAGATCGCAAACCATGTCCCAATGCAGGCCCGAATCGTTCTTGCCGCCGGTCTCGGGATACGAACTGCCGACTGCGGCGTGGAACGTGCCGCCGATTTTTTCGTCGAACAGCGTGTTCTTCGTATACCGCTTCACCGAGTAGTTCGTGCCGATCGCGATCTCGCCGAGTACGCGTGCGCCGGGATCTTGATCGAGCATAGCGATAAGAAACTCCGCCCCCTTCGAGGCCGACGCGTCGACGACTTTGCCGCCGCGAAACGTCAGCCGGATGCCGTCGCACTCGCGGCCGCCGTGGACCGCGGGGAAGCTGTAGCAAATCGTTCCTTCGACGGCGTCTTCGATCGGACCGGTGAAGACTTCACCGTCGGGAAAGTTTTCGTGCCCATCGCAATTGACCCAGCGCCGACCTGCGACGGCGAGCCGGATATCGGTCCCTTGCGGCGTGACGAAGCGAATCTCTTTTTTATCTTGCAGGTAATCGGCCAGCCGCTGCTGCCGCTCGCTCACGGCGCGCCACGCGGCGGCCGGGTCGTCGAAATGCAGCAATCCGGCTGCGAAGACGAAGCGCTCGTACGCGGCCAGCGACATCTCGGCATCTTGCGCGGCGGCATGGCAAGGAAACTGCGTACCACACCAGCGCAGCTTCCCTTCGGCGGCGCGCTGAAAGAATTTCGCCATCATCGGCCTGCGGCTCTGCCCGGCGAGCGCTTGCCGCGAGGCATCGATCTCGCTCAACGCTTTCGTATTGTCCTCGCCCCATAAGCTGATCGACACGTCGATCGCGTCGACCATGAACAGCTCGACGGGATTGGCGAACAGCAATTGCTCGTCCGAGGCTTCAAGCAAGCGGGTCTCTTGGCATTCGTCGAACGTAACGTTGAAGAACGGATGCCCGCCGGCTTTCACGACGGCCCGATAGAGCGCAGCCAGCAGCGGCCGCCCGACGACCGGCCCGGCGAGGCGTACCAAGTCGCCGCGCTTCACCTGCGTGGAATAGTTGACGATGACGTCGGCGAGTTTGTCGTAGCGAGGGTCGGTCATGAGGTTCGTAAGGGAAAGAGCGCGCCGACGGCTACCTTGCGGGCGTGGCTCTCCCCCAAACGGGCGTGCATCTGCGGGTATCCACGATTTGACGATTCTCCCTGAGCGAACTAGGTTTGACTAGAGACCTTATTCGCCCCCCGACATGCCTGGAAGGAGTTCGGACCGATGCTTAGCTTGCTCCGAAACCTTCGCTCGCGCATCTTCCGCTCGCGCACGAACCGGCTCATTCACGACGAGCAGGGGGCGACCGCCGTAGAATACGCCGTGATGCTGGCGTTGATTCTGTTGACGTGCTTGGCGTCGATCGTCGCCGTCGGCAACGCAACTTCTAGTTCGTTGTCCAACACGAACACCCGACTGAACAACGTCGGCTTCGGTTCCTAAGCGCCGTTGCTTCGAAGCCTTGTGCTTACGGTCGGCGAAACCGATCGTAGAACAGCAGCGCCGCCACTGTCTTCGAGTCTTCGATCTCCCCCCGCTGGAGCATCGCCAGCGCTTCGTCCCAACCGACGACCCAATTCTCGATCTCCTCCCCCGCCTCCCGGTGGGCATCGCCGAGGGTTAGGTCGGTCGCGACGAAGACGTGCATCCGCTCGTTTTGAATCCCGGGCGACATAAAGAACTTCGTGAGCGGCTCCATCTTGCCGGCCGTGTAACCGGTTTCTTCGATGAGCTCGCGGCGCGCCGTCTCAAGCGGGGGTTCGTTCGGCTCCAAGGTCCCCGCCGGCACTTCGATCAACGTCTTTTCCACGGCCACGCGAAAGTTACGAATCAGACATACATGGTCCGCATCGACCATCGGGATGACCGCGACCGCGCCGGGATGCACGACCACTTCGCGCTCCAACTTCGCACCGGCAGCGGTCGTTTGCTTCCTTCGCACGACGCGAAATCGCCGACATTCGAGTAACAATTCGTCGTCTGCCATCGAATCACCTCTTTGTTTGATCGTCGCCGATTCTCTTGGTAGGATAGCTCTGACGAATCGGCTCTCCAAGCCGGTCAGGCCGATCCCCGTTTTCTCTTCAGACGCGGCGCCTCGTTCGCCGTGCGTTCAGCCATGCGTGATTTGCTGAGCTGGAACGTTTCGCTAGGCCGTTGGGCCGACGTACAGGTACGACTGCACGTTTCGTTCCTCGTGCTCATCGTCGCCGTGTTGCATCTCAGCACCGCGCCGAACGACGCACGCATCGCCGTACCGACCATCGCCGGCCTCACCGTGCTGCTGCTCAGCGTCATCGCTCACGAATGCGGCCACTGTCTCGCGGCCTGGAAGTCGGGCGGCCGGATCGATCATGTCTTGCTCGCTCCTTGGGGCGGGCTGACGTATCTATGCCCTTCGCGGAATTGGCGCGTCGAGCTTGCGATCGCCTTGGTGGGCCCGGCCGTCAACTTGGCGATTTGTCTTGCCGCGACTCTCACACTAGTCGGGCTCGGCGCACCCGTCGGTGCCAATTTCCATCCGTTCGCGCTGCCGCCGTTGCACGACGAGATGACGGCGATCGATCTCTTCTCGCTGATCGCTTGGATCAACTGGCTGATCTTGCTGGTGAATCTGTTGCCGGCGTACCCGCTCGATGGGGCTCGCGCGCTGCGCGCCGTGGTGCGGCCTCGCTTCGGCTTTCGTACGGCGGTCGTCTTGTCGTGGCGAACCGGTATTTTCACCTCGGCCTGTCTGATTCTCGCCGCTTGGGCCCTGCCCGTCTCGTTCGAGAAGGCTGCGCTCGCCTGTAGTTTGCTCGGTATCTTTTTGTATTTCAGTAGTCGTCAAGAAGCGCAACGCCTGCACGAGGCCGATGCCGGCGACGACGAAGATCCGTTCGGCGACGCCGTCGACGAGCATGGCCGAGGCGGCGGAATCGACAATCCGCTCCGTCGCTGGTTCGAGCGCCGGCGAAGGTTGCGCATCGCCCAGCGAGCCCGGCAAGAACGCGACGAAGAATCGCGAGCCGACGACATCTTGGCTCGGCTCCATACGCTGGGTCCGCAAGCTCTGAGCGCCGACGACAAGGCCATCCTGCAGCGCGTCAGCGAGCGTTATCGGCAGCGCCAACAAGGCTGATCGCGAAGGCGTGTGCCAAGCCTGGCCGCCCTGCATTCTCTTCGCGCGAAGATCGCTCGCGCGAGCGCTCCGCTTGTAACGACCGTAGCGATTATCGGCGATCGCCTGCTCGCCGATCGCTCAAGAAATCGGCATTCTTCAGGTTCCATTTCGCGTGTTGCGGAGTTCCGCTCATGACCTAGAGTTGCATGGTCCGTTCCCTATCTCTCGTCGAATGTCCTTTTGGGGCAGCAACTCGTGACAGCAACCGTCATCGACACCTTCGTTCCGGTCGAATCCGCTGCCGAACGTGCGAAGCGTTCGGAAGTAGAGCAACATCGTGCGCAGCAATACTGCGCCGATCTGGCGAAGCGCTTTCAATCGCAGTTCGACATCATCGACCTCGCGACCGGAGAAGTTTTCGCCGGCCGCGCGCTGATGACGGCTGCCTTCGACGAATGCGCCGAGCAATGCCGCCGCGCCGTCGCGCACGACCGCCCGGAGCTGGTCGGCCGTAACGAGAACGCTTGGCTCGTCATTTTGCCGCTCGGGCGACAAGGCCTCAACGACTGGATCGCGATCGGCGAAGCCTCTTCTTCCGACGAGCGACTGCTGACCGCGATGGCCGAGATGTTCGTCGAAAGCGTGCAAGCCCGCCGCCGCATGCACGACCTGCAAGAAGAGTCGCGCAAGCTTTCGGCGCATATCGGCGCTACGTTCGAAGAAATCACGCTCATCTACCGACTCACGCAGAGCCTCTCCATTTCGCATAGCCCGCAAGATATCGGCGCGCAGGCACTCGAACGATTGCACGAAGTGATCGCCGCCGAAGGGTTAGCCATTTACTACAACTTCGCGTTCGATGAAGAGCTCTTCAAACACGGCGGCGAAGAGCAACCGATCTTCATCGTGCAAGGGAACGTGCCGACTACGGTCGATCGGTTCACGAAGCTTTCGGCGATCGTCGGCGAGGCCGATTCGCTCCGTCCGTACATCGCTAACCACGGCATCCCCAACGACGACGGCTCGTTCGACGACGTGCGGCAGCTCGTCATGGTTCCGCTACGCGAAGGGGAGCGGCTGTTCGGATGGCTCGCGGCCTTCAATCACAAAGACTCGCGCGAGTTCGGCAGCTCCGAAGCGAACTTGCTCGCCTCGATCGGCACGATCCTCGGCATCCACAGCGGCAACATCGACTTGTACAAACAACAAGCCGACCTCTTCGCCGGCACCGTGCGCACGATGAGCTCCGCGATCGACGCGAAAGACCCGTACACGCGCGGCCATAGCGATCGCGTGGCCCGCGTCTCGGTGCGATTGGCGCAAGCGCTCGGCTGCGACGACACCACGCTCCGCACGCTGTACCTCGCCGGCCTGTTGCACGACGTCGGCAAGATCGGCATCGACGACGGCGTGCTGCGCAAGCCCGGCAAGCTTACCGACGGCGAATACGAACACATCAAGACCCACGTCGAGATCGGCTACCGCATCCTCCGCGGGCTCAAGAAGATGGGCCATCTGCTCCCCGTGGTCTTGCACCACCACGAATCTTGGGACGGCAAGGGCTACCCCTTCGGCCTCGCCGGCACGAACATCCCGTATCTCGCTCGGATCGTCGCCGTGGCCGATGCCTACGATGCGATGGCGAGCGACCGTCCGTATCGCAAAGGGATGGAAGACGAAAAGCTCGACGCGATCTTCCGCAACGGGGCCGGTAAGCAATGGGACCCGGACGTCGTCGATGCGTTCTTCCGCGTGCGTGAAGACATCCGTCAGATTTCCATGCGTAATCCCGACCCGATCGACACCCTCGCGGTAGAATGGCGCCATTAAGTTCTCCGGCGTTCGACGGCGAGGCACGACTCGGGCATGGCGCGTGAAGAAGAAGACAAAGAAGATCTCCTGCGCGAGGCGACCGCGCTGGTCGAGCGCGTCGAGTTGCTGGATGCCTCACACGAAGGGGAGCCGCACTCGATCGTCGTCGGCTTCCGTCGCGACGGTGCCGCGAGCTACTTCTTCGGTTCCGATCCGGTCTATCAGTTCAACACCCGTCGCGAGCTGCGCCGCGGTTTCCATTCCGGCAAGTTGCTCAAGGCCGAGCGGGGCCGGCTCGTCGAGCTGACCCGTACGCGCACCGAGACCGAAACGGGGTTGGAACGGCGCGAGCTTTCCGAAGAGCACATGGGCGAGCTTCTCGACGACATCCGCCTTCGCCTGAGCGCTTTGGTCGCCCACTGGCTGCGCAACGGCTACTCGCTCGTCGGCCAAGTTCCGGCGGGAACGGACGTGATGAAGCGCGTGATCGCCGAGACGGAAGCGATCTTGCTGGAGGATATCGTTGTGGCCGATTCGCCGGGACTGCGGTGAACTTGTTAGGCGTTCAATAAAAAAAGCCCCGGCAATTCGCCGAGGCCCTTTGGGCTATTTCGATTTCGTTTCGTGTCGGCGAGAGCTATGCCGCGCGGCGGCCTTTGCGAAAGAAGCCGATTCCTTCGAGCGATTTATAGACCTCTTCCAAAGTCTTTTCGCCGAAGTTGGAGATGCTCAATAGGTCGTCGCGCGTGCTGTTCAAGAGGTCGCGCACCGTGAAGATCCCCTTCTCTTCCAAGCAGTTGGTCGTCCGGACGGTGAGGCCGATTTCGGCCGTGCTCATTTCGAGCTTCTCTTGCATGCCGCGGGCTTCTTCTTCGGCGGCGCGGAGACGAATGCGTGTCATCTTAGGGGGTCCCTCCCGTGTGAAACGTGGCGTTGTTCTGTAGCGTGCGTCGGGGCCGATACTCCCTTGCCCGCGGCACAAGCGAAGTATAACGAAAGCGGTAGGAAAGCCGCGAGAAAACTTAAGTTTTTGCGTGCCGGCGACGCTAGCAGCGAATGCAAAAGTCAAAATGCAAAATGCAGAACGCCGGACTTCGCCGTTTTGCATTTTGCCTTCTCACTTCTAACTTTCTCAAAGCCCCGTCGCTAAACGCAACGCGACTCGGCACGCGCTCTGAAACGCTTCGATGTCGAGCCGTTCCTTATTCGTATGCACGTCCATCTGGCCGCAGCCCATCGTCACGGTCGGCACTCCGTGCAGCGTGAGCCAATTGGCGTCGAGGCCGCCGTTGCTGATCGCGCGCAGCGGCGTGAGCCCGACCGCGGCGACTGCCCGCTCGGCGGCCAACACGCAGGCTTCGTTCTCTTTCAACTCAAACGATTCGTAATCGAGCCGATGTTCGATCGCCACGCTGCCGCATGCCCCGTCGACGCTGCGCACTTCGTCGCAGGCGTTGCGAAAGGCTTCGCAGATCGTGTCGAGAATCAAGCGGCGGAACTTAGGATCGTGGCTCCGGCATTCGGCCCTGAGGTCGACGCGCTCGGTAATGACGTTCGTCGCGTCGCCGCCCCGCACGACCCCGACGTTGCTGGTGCCGCGATAGCCGTCGCGCTCGATGAGGCCGAGCCAACCGTGCTGATGGAGCTTGGCGATCGCCAACGCAGCGATCGTGATCGCGCTGACGCCTCGCTCCGGCGCGTTGCCCGCATGGGCGGCCAAGCCGGTAATCGCGATTTCCAAGCGAAACGCGCCGGTCGCGCCGATGGTAATCTTCGAGGCCGCCCCGCCGTCCCAGTTGAAAGCCAACTCCGGTTTCCCGAGCACGCCGAGATTGCAGTACCTGACGCCGAACAGGCCAACCTCTTCCTGCACCGGCCAGAAGAACGTCAGCGGCGGGTGCGGCAACTTGCGGCGCAAGATCTCGAGCGCGGCGGTCAACACGACGGCGCAACCTCCCCGATCGTCGGCTCCGAGACCGGTCGTCTTATCGGCCGACTCGACGAATTTGCCGACCACGGTCGGTTTGCAGCCGACGCACAGCGGCACCGTGTCCATGTGCGCCATCAACAGCCGTCGCGGACCGGGCGACGTGCCGGGCAAGCGGAAGACGAGATTGCCGACCTCTCCCCCGAGCGGCGAGCGAGTCGGAGCGTCGTCGGTTTCGATGTCGGCGGCATTCGCACCAGCGGCGATCAGCTCCGAGCGGATCAACTCGACGACCCGCCCTTCTTCGCCGCTCCGCCCTCGCAAAGCCATCAACCGCAGCACCAGTTCCAAAGCCTTGTTCGCATCCGGTTCGACGTTGCCGGTGGAAACTCGAGGGCCTGAATTCGAAGTAGACATGATTCACCGCCTGAGATCGAGAAGGTGCGAACGGGGTCTTACCGCAACCCCTGATTCTACCGGAATCGCCGGGTCGGCGAACGCTCGCCCCTAGGAATTTTCCCGCTCACCGTAAACAATGAAATCGTTGCGTGTGCGCCGTTCGCGGCTGGTTGCCGTTCGCCGTTCCCCCTTTCGCTTTGCGACTTCGATTTTGCTCCATCTTCTCGACCTCACCCTCGACGAACTCAAGGCTTGGCTTTCCGCTGCCGGATTGCCTGCGTATCGTGCCGCGCAGATTCGCAAATGGGTCTTCGAGAAACGCGCCGGTTCGTTCGAAGAAATGACCGACTTGCCGCGCGACCTGCGCGAGCGGCTCGCAGCCGAGTTCCAGATCTTCACGAGCACGATCGTCGCCCATCAACAGGCCGACGACGGCACCGAGAAGCTGTTGCTGCAATTCGGCGACTCGCAGCGCATCGAGTGCGTCTTGATTCGCGAAGGGTCGCGCCGCACGATCTGCATCAGCACGCAGGTCGGCTGTGCGATGGGGTGCGTCTTCTGTGCCAGCGGACTCGACGGCGTGGCCCGCAACCTCACGACCGGCGAGATCCTCGAACAAATGCTATTGCTCAACCGCGTGCAAGCGGCCGAAGAACGGCTGAGCAACATCGTGGTGATGGGCATGGGGGAGCCGCTCGCGAACCTCGACAAGCTCTTACCCGCCCTCGAGCTGGCGACGAAGCCGGAAGGGCTCGGCATCGGAGGTCGACATATCACGGTCTCGACCGTCGGCCTCCCCCCGGCGATGGACCGGCTCACGGCGATGCAGACCAACTACCATTTGGCAGTGTCGCTGCACGCCCCGGACGACGAGCTGCGCAACAAGATCGTGCCGGTGAATAAGAACATTTCGATCGCGGCGATCCTCGCTGCGGCCGATCGGTTCTTCTCCGAAAACGGCCGGCGACTGACGTTCGAATACGTTCTTTTAGGCGAACTCAACGATCGGCCCGAGCATGCGCGGAAGCTCGTCGAGTTGCTGCGCGGACGGACGGCGCTGTTGAACGTGATCCCCTACAATCCTGTCGCGGGACTGCCTTATAAGATGCCGTCGCAAAAGGCGCAGCAGCGCTTCTTGGAGATTCTCGCAGCCGGCGGAATCAACGTGCAGGTGCGCACGCGCAAGGGGGATCAGATCGACGCCGCCTGCGGTCAGCTACGCCGGAGTTTCCCGCAGCCGAACGTCGTCTCAATCGACCCGGTTGCCGTGCAAGCCGTGAAGCCCTAAGCGATTGAGCTTGAGAAACTCGATCGGCAAGGCGCTCCGGCCCGTCGTCGCTAAGTCGGCCAATGCTTCGCCGAGTACGCTGGTGAATTTGAACCCGTGCCCGGAGAGGCCCGCCGCGAAGACCACTTCCGGATGCTGCGGGTGGCGATCGACTAAGAAGTTTTCATCGGGCGACATCGTGTACATGCACGGCGCATGATCGTTGAGTACGTTCGAGATGCCCGGCAGATGCGCTTGCAGAAATCCCGCGACGCGGGCCAAGTCGTCCGGGTCGATCGCCTGCGGATTCTCCAGCGGGTTCGTGAGCTCGCGACCGCCGGAATGCTCGGCACATTTCAACCCCTCGGGCCCCACGACGGGAAACCCATAGAAGACCCCCGCGGGTGTTTCATACAAGAACGCCGGGGCACCCCGGTCGAGTCGGTAGTCGTCGGCCAGTGGATCGTCGGCGCGCGGTGCGAACCAATACTGCGGCTTCCGGCGGACGACGAGCGGCACCCCCAAGCCGGCCA
Protein-coding sequences here:
- the rlmN gene encoding 23S rRNA (adenine(2503)-C(2))-methyltransferase RlmN → MKSLRVRRSRLVAVRRSPFRFATSILLHLLDLTLDELKAWLSAAGLPAYRAAQIRKWVFEKRAGSFEEMTDLPRDLRERLAAEFQIFTSTIVAHQQADDGTEKLLLQFGDSQRIECVLIREGSRRTICISTQVGCAMGCVFCASGLDGVARNLTTGEILEQMLLLNRVQAAEERLSNIVVMGMGEPLANLDKLLPALELATKPEGLGIGGRHITVSTVGLPPAMDRLTAMQTNYHLAVSLHAPDDELRNKIVPVNKNISIAAILAAADRFFSENGRRLTFEYVLLGELNDRPEHARKLVELLRGRTALLNVIPYNPVAGLPYKMPSQKAQQRFLEILAAGGINVQVRTRKGDQIDAACGQLRRSFPQPNVVSIDPVAVQAVKP
- a CDS encoding Flp family type IVb pilin; this encodes MFRSRTNRLIHDEQGATAVEYAVMLALILLTCLASIVAVGNATSSSLSNTNTRLNNVGFGS
- a CDS encoding M20/M25/M40 family metallo-hydrolase; amino-acid sequence: MSTSNSGPRVSTGNVEPDANKALELVLRLMALRGRSGEEGRVVELIRSELIAAGANAADIETDDAPTRSPLGGEVGNLVFRLPGTSPGPRRLLMAHMDTVPLCVGCKPTVVGKFVESADKTTGLGADDRGGCAVVLTAALEILRRKLPHPPLTFFWPVQEEVGLFGVRYCNLGVLGKPELAFNWDGGAASKITIGATGAFRLEIAITGLAAHAGNAPERGVSAITIAALAIAKLHQHGWLGLIERDGYRGTSNVGVVRGGDATNVITERVDLRAECRSHDPKFRRLILDTICEAFRNACDEVRSVDGACGSVAIEHRLDYESFELKENEACVLAAERAVAAVGLTPLRAISNGGLDANWLTLHGVPTVTMGCGQMDVHTNKERLDIEAFQSACRVALRLATGL
- a CDS encoding DMT family transporter codes for the protein MSNSERNRNEPETAVEIEAAAHARHTRDVLLGTILALVSAVLYTVTNMCLKAASESNLDPYWIACLKAVPTLVLAGVIVGWDRTRGRPMALSAKSWFWLTLTGLLAHIGGNVAFQWGLGIVGLAAAVPLTFSMILVGGALLGRFWLGEGITPRSVVAIATLCVSIVLLGMHAEAARARQPDETVAYTPFWVGVAIGVVCFSGIAYAVLGVAIRRMVTGGAASAPVLLVISIAGVTSLGWFSVARLGIDGILATSSHDFQVMLWAGIFNAVAFFLLTKAFHLIPVAYVNVVNASQTALAALAGVFYFHEPSTSALIAGVGLMVAGLFMMDRPRRR
- a CDS encoding DNA-directed RNA polymerase subunit alpha — encoded protein: MTRIRLRAAEEEARGMQEKLEMSTAEIGLTVRTTNCLEEKGIFTVRDLLNSTRDDLLSISNFGEKTLEEVYKSLEGIGFFRKGRRAA
- a CDS encoding aminopeptidase codes for the protein MTDPRYDKLADVIVNYSTQVKRGDLVRLAGPVVGRPLLAALYRAVVKAGGHPFFNVTFDECQETRLLEASDEQLLFANPVELFMVDAIDVSISLWGEDNTKALSEIDASRQALAGQSRRPMMAKFFQRAAEGKLRWCGTQFPCHAAAQDAEMSLAAYERFVFAAGLLHFDDPAAAWRAVSERQQRLADYLQDKKEIRFVTPQGTDIRLAVAGRRWVNCDGHENFPDGEVFTGPIEDAVEGTICYSFPAVHGGRECDGIRLTFRGGKVVDASASKGAEFLIAMLDQDPGARVLGEIAIGTNYSVKRYTKNTLFDEKIGGTFHAAVGSSYPETGGKNDSGLHWDMVCDLRHGGRIFVDDELISENGRFLNPSWPQPDELS
- a CDS encoding NUDIX hydrolase, whose product is MADDELLLECRRFRVVRRKQTTAAGAKLEREVVVHPGAVAVIPMVDADHVCLIRNFRVAVEKTLIEVPAGTLEPNEPPLETARRELIEETGYTAGKMEPLTKFFMSPGIQNERMHVFVATDLTLGDAHREAGEEIENWVVGWDEALAMLQRGEIEDSKTVAALLFYDRFRRP
- a CDS encoding HD domain-containing protein, producing MTATVIDTFVPVESAAERAKRSEVEQHRAQQYCADLAKRFQSQFDIIDLATGEVFAGRALMTAAFDECAEQCRRAVAHDRPELVGRNENAWLVILPLGRQGLNDWIAIGEASSSDERLLTAMAEMFVESVQARRRMHDLQEESRKLSAHIGATFEEITLIYRLTQSLSISHSPQDIGAQALERLHEVIAAEGLAIYYNFAFDEELFKHGGEEQPIFIVQGNVPTTVDRFTKLSAIVGEADSLRPYIANHGIPNDDGSFDDVRQLVMVPLREGERLFGWLAAFNHKDSREFGSSEANLLASIGTILGIHSGNIDLYKQQADLFAGTVRTMSSAIDAKDPYTRGHSDRVARVSVRLAQALGCDDTTLRTLYLAGLLHDVGKIGIDDGVLRKPGKLTDGEYEHIKTHVEIGYRILRGLKKMGHLLPVVLHHHESWDGKGYPFGLAGTNIPYLARIVAVADAYDAMASDRPYRKGMEDEKLDAIFRNGAGKQWDPDVVDAFFRVREDIRQISMRNPDPIDTLAVEWRH